Proteins from a single region of Nomia melanderi isolate GNS246 chromosome 9, iyNomMela1, whole genome shotgun sequence:
- the morula gene encoding anaphase promoting complex subunit morula isoform X3 has protein sequence MEKCNSNESDVISRIQYAFPILSGKNTYLQLQNECNDEEFTKIMEDIKILNLKHVIEDMVIYQIKYHMRQSVAPAFWKKFTPNVDKQQGFEQFKSAVDGLYTRMTEFLPVLKRLEYLLQEDSVLHTTTTESDILNRFKLIVRSTLLSQIPLDYEYVVEQFYKIAFNVFCCTDNSTQVTTSSNDYLQCTGCYQEVEKCRCQQIVIMFHETNRKLIELELLERLAGNVLTSLIHVHIKNHVNQSCDKTFDISQLESLENWLETVVMSWLIRVYSGGFSKIVSLNDQTRNAINKFKQKLSHFLYETYTRFRIEQLFDIIIEYPDSQPAIDDLRVCLERTDLRKVLIDSLQEALTTRLLHPGVNTPDILTAYIAAIRALKQLDPTGVLLETITEPIKVYLRTREDTVRCVVSDLLDDSSSDLADELVKGETLQLDDYSDEEENEDWDKWMPDPVDADPAKSAQRRVSDIISMLVSVYGSQDLYVNEYRTLLADRLLSQLNYHTEREIRHLELLKRRFGENQLHYCEVMLKDVYDSKRIDGHIQSDTSYTIEKEEFPTSALILSAQFWPPFKENWKLELPKIVQNQLNKYVKAFETLKGNRTLCWKPHLGNVTLEIELKDRKLDINVTPIHATIILHFQDKKEWALEELAEVMHVPATVLRRKITFWVSQGILRESSNDIFILQEESSTKSRSLADVVEEEEVESVMASASDQREEELQVFWSYIVGMLTNLDSMPLERIHQMLKMFASQGPGAMECGLPELRQFLDRKVREHQLLFSGGLYRLPKS, from the exons ATGGAGAAATGTAATAGCAATGAATCTGATGTTATTTCTCGAATACAATATGCATTTCCTATTTTAAGTGGAAAg AATACCTATTTGCAGCTTCAAAATGAATGCAATGATGAAGAATTTACTAAAATAAtggaagatataaaaatattaaacttaaagCATGTGATTGAAGATATGGtgatttatcaaataaaatatcacatGCGACAAAGTGTAGCTCCTGCATTTTGGAAAAAATTTACACCCAATGTAGACAAACAACAAGGTTTCGAACAATTTAAAAGTGCAGTAGATGGGTTATATACACGTATGACAGAGTTTTTGCCAGTATTAAAACGATTAGAATATCTTTTACAAGAAGATTCAGTTCTTCATACTACAACAACTGAAAGTGACATATTAAATcgatttaaattaattgtaagatCTACATTGTTAAGTCAGATACCACTCGATTATGAATATGTAGTAgaacagttttataaaattgcaTTCAATGTGTTTTGTTGTACAGATAATTCTACGCAAG TAACTACTTCTAGTAATGATTATCTTCAGTGCACAGGTTGCTACCAGGAAGTAGAGAAATGTCGTTGTCAACAAATAGTAATCATGTTTCAtgaaacaaatagaaaattaatagaattagaaCTATTGGAAAGATTAGCAGGGAATGTTCTAACATCATTGATACATGTGCATATCAAGAATCATGTTAATCAATCATGCGATAAAACATTTGACATATCACAGTTAGAGTCATTAGAAAAT TGGCTTGAAACAGTTGTTATGAGCTGGTTAATAAGAGTATACTCTGGTggattttcaaaaattgtttctttaaatgATCAAACTCGCAATgctataaacaaatttaaacaaaaattgtcTCACTTTCTATATGAAACATATACAAGATTTAGAATTGAACAACTTTTTGACATCATAATAg AGTATCCCGATTCTCAACCGGCAATAGATGATTTACGTGTATGTTTGGAACGAACTGATCTACGTAAAGTTTTAATAGATAGCTTACAAGAAGCCTTAACAACAAGATTGTTGCATCCAGGAGTAAATACACCTGACATATTGACTGCATATATTGCAGCTATAAGAGCATTAAAACAGTTAGATCCTACAGGAGTTCTTCTTGAAACAATAACAGAACCCattaa AGTCTATTTGAGAACAAGAGAAGATACTGTGCGCTGTGTTGTGAGTGATTTGCTTGATGATTCATCAAGTGATTTGGCAGATGAACTGGTTAAAGGTGAAACTTTGCAGCTGGATGATTATTCTgatgaagaagaaaatgaagattGGGATAAATGGATGCCTGATCCTGTAGATGCTGATCCTG CAAAATCAGCACAACGCAGAGTGTCGGATATAATCTCAATGTTAGTAAGTGTATATGGAAGCCAAGATTTGTATGTAAATGAATATCGTACACTATTAGCAGACAGATTATTATCTCAATTAAATTACCATACGGAACGAGAAATCCGTCActtagaattattgaaaagacgaTTTGGAGAAAATCAACTTCATTATTGTGAAGTCATGTTGAAAGATGTGTATGACTCTAAGAGAATAGATGGTCATATACAATCAGACACTAGTTACACCATAGAAAAAGAAGAGTTCCCTACATCTGCTTTAATTTTATCAGCACAATTTTGGCCACCATTCAAAGAAAACTGGAAATTGGAATTAccaaaaattgtacaaaatcaattaaataagtATGTGAAAgcatttgaaactttgaaaggcAACAGAACTCTTTGTTGGAAACCACATTTGGGGAATGTTACATTGGAGATTGAATTGAAAGACAGAAAGTTAGATATAAACGTGACACCGATACACGCCACAATAATCCTACACTTTCAAGATAAaa AAGAATGGGCTTTAGAAGAATTAGCAGAAGTAATGCACGTTCCTGCAACTGTACTCAGGAGGAAAATAACGTTTTGGGTTTCACAGGGTATACTAAGGGAAAGTTCTaatgatattttcatattacaaGAAGAAAGTTCCACGAAAAGTAGATCTTTAGCGGACGTTGTCGAGGAAGAGGAAGTTGAAAGTGTAATGGCATCTGCGAGTGACCAAAgagaagaagaattacaagtATTTTGGTCGTACATCGTTGGAATGTTGACTAATTTAGATTCGATGCCTTTAGAAAGGATCCAtcaaatgttaaaaatgtttgCATCTCAAGGTCCGGGAGCGATGGAATGTGGTTTACCTGAATTAAGGCAATTTCTGGATAGAAAAGTCAGAGAACATCAGTTATTATTCTCAGGAGGTTTATATCGCTTACCAAAATCGTAG